A region of the bacterium genome:
CTCGAACTCTATCGTTCCCTCAAACTGCACAGCAAGGCCCCGGTGCGCCTGGTGTGGTATCCTGGAGAAGGACACGGGAACCGCAGAAACCCCGCACGCATGGACTTCCTCATGCGTACGATGGACTGGTTCAATGCCTACCTGAAAGGCAATGGCGCCTCCATGCCCCCGGCCGAACTGGAGTACCCTGTAGACTGATGCCATGCGCCTCCCCGGCGATATGCACATTCTGCATATTCCCGGGTGAATAATTATGCAGAAACTGCATAATTGCAGGTAAAAAAATATGCAGGAACTGCATATTTCCATGAAAAAAGCGTCCCTCGAAGAACGGGGGACGCTTTTTTTTCCGGGATGTCGAGGTTATCAGGAAACCTCGAGAATTTTGTATTCGAGCGTGCCTGCCGGAACAACCACTTTCACGATGTCGCCGATTTTCTTTTTCAGCAACGCCTTCCCGATGGGAGATGATACGGATATCTTGTTCTGCTCGAAGTCGGCTTCTTCCTGTGACACCAGTTTATAGGTGACTGTTCCGCCTTTCTTCAGGTCCTCCAGCGTCACATCCGACAGGATATACACCGCATCTTTCGGCAGGTCGCTTTTATCGATGATACGTGCGCGGGAGAGCAGATCTTCTAGCTTGCTGATGCGCAGTTCGAACAACCCCTGCTCCTCCTTGGCAGCATCGTATTCCGCATTCTCACTGAGGTCCCCGTGTGACCGCGCCTCGGAGATCTTTTCGGCAATTTCCGCGCGTCCCTTGGTTTTCATATGCTGGAGTTGTTTTTCCAGCTCGATCATACGTGGTCTGGTGAGGTAGACGGTTCCTTTCGACTCCACGGTTGACTCCGGTATTGATGTGGTGTGAGCAAGCGAATAAAAAACATAGCCAGTATTCCGCACAGGAATTCTGGCTATGATGGAATAAGTTAGGATTTTAACGGGACTTTGTCAAGCCCGTCCTGCCCGCGGCGGGGTGAGACATCAGCTGTGCTGATGCAGGATCAGGTGCCCCATCTTGTCGCGTTTGGTCCGCAAATAGGCTTCGTTGATATCATTTGGCATGCTCTCGATAGGCACGCGCTCGACAATTTC
Encoded here:
- the greA gene encoding transcription elongation factor GreA; this encodes MIELEKQLQHMKTKGRAEIAEKISEARSHGDLSENAEYDAAKEEQGLFELRISKLEDLLSRARIIDKSDLPKDAVYILSDVTLEDLKKGGTVTYKLVSQEEADFEQNKISVSSPIGKALLKKKIGDIVKVVVPAGTLEYKILEVS